In bacterium, the sequence GACTACCGGGCCTGGCTCCTCGGCCTCCGCGGGACGATGGTCGAGGCCCAGCGAACGACCGGCGGGCTACGCCTCGAGCTCGATGGGGCCAGTGCGCGGACCCGGGTCCCGGTCGCGTGTCACGTCACGATGCAGATCGACGGAGAGCGACGGCTGACGCATACCGGGATCTTCTACAACGACGCGCTCGAGCGCCGCGACGTCGGCTGGCGGATCGT encodes:
- a CDS encoding nuclear transport factor 2 family protein, encoding MPDRRYTLEEMQDRFAIMDLYDRQLAAAEAFDMDAYDTTFAADARVDLSDFGQPECSYADYRAWLLGLRGTMVEAQRTTGGLRLELDGASARTRVPVACHVTMQIDGERRLTHTGIFYNDALERRDVGWRIVHRVEERAWTG